Proteins co-encoded in one Papaver somniferum cultivar HN1 chromosome 5, ASM357369v1, whole genome shotgun sequence genomic window:
- the LOC113278044 gene encoding protein SHORT HYPOCOTYL IN WHITE LIGHT 1-like: MASSVNLCRPTYLYCNPRKKFLSNGQNPVARFPVQRFPCHLQASSRRSSNYPQDGESAIVNPRNWTNISIGDFNYDDNDDESDEDRSLDLLVRFVQNVFRKVSKRARKAVRSVLPMSLSTKLVGFSVNGVIILTFLWVLKAFLEVICTLGTVIFVSILFIRGVWSGISYIQENRNSKTNVFGSDSGIWSGATPAS, translated from the exons atggcttcttcagtaaacCTTTGTCGTCCTACCTACCTCTATTGCAACCCTAGAAAGAAATTTCTTTCCAATGGACAAAATCCCGTTGCTCGATTTCCAGTTCAGCGATTTCCTTGTCATCTTCAAGCTTCTTCAAGAAGATCTTCCAACTATCCTCAG GATGGTGAAAGTGCCATTGTCAATCCTAGAAATTGGACTAACATCAGCATAGGAGACTTCAATTACGATGATAACGATGATGAATCTGATGAAGATCGAAGCTTAGATTTGCTTGTTCGATTTGTTCAGAATGTTTTTCGTAAAGTTTCAAAACGTGCAAGAAAAGCCGTTCGATCGGTTCTTCCTATGTCTCTCTCTACCAAATTG GTGGGATTTTCAGTTAATGGAGTTATTATATTGACATTCCTGTGGGTTCTGAAGGCATTTCTAGAG GTGATTTGCACACTGGGAACTGTAATATTTGTTAGCATCTTATTTATTCGTGGGGTTTGGTCAGGCATATCCTACATACAAGAAAATCGCAACTCTAAGACCAATGTATTCGGCAGTGATAGCGGTATATGGAGTGGTGCTACACCGGCatcttaa
- the LOC113283438 gene encoding receptor-like protein 44, whose translation MGIWVSKFLLVLILVTWVSNTVSSDPDDESCLSKLKESLQDPTNRLRNWTTTNFVNPCNGFTSYLQGGTCNNGRIYKLSLTNLSLGGSISPFLANCTNLQSLDLSSNLITGPIPDDIQLLVNLAVLNLSANRLTGIIPPQLASCAYLNIIDLHNNLLTGSIPQQLGGLVRLSSFDVSNNKLSGPIPASLGNRSGNLPKFNATSFMGNKDVYGYPLPPLKTKGLSVMAIVGIGLGSGFLSLVLSFTAVCIWLRVTEQQAVNAEEGKVSQFMPEY comes from the coding sequence ATGGGTATATGGGTATCAAAATTTCTACTGGTTTTGATTCTAGTAACATGGGTATCAAATACAGTATCATCAGATCCAGATGATGAATCATGTCTATCAAAACTTAAAGAATCATTACAAGACCCAACTAATCGTCTTAGAAATTGGACAACAACCAATTTCGTCAACCCTTGTAATGGTTTCACTTCATATCTTCAAGGAGGTACATGTAACAATGGAAGAATATACAAACTATCTCTCACTAACTTATCACTTGGTGGTTCAATTTCTCCATTTCTAGCTAATTGCACAAATCTTCAATCACTTGATCTTTCTTCAAACCTCATAACAGGACCCATTCCTGATGATATTCAGTTGTTAGTTAATCTTGCTGTTCTTAATCTCTCTGCTAATCGACTCACTGGTATCATCCCACCTCAGTTAGCTTCCTGTGCGTATCTTAACATCATAGATCTGCATAATAATCTGTTAACGGGTTCAATTCCACAGCAATTAGGGGGTTTAGTGAGATTGAGTTCGTTTGATGTTTCGAATAATAAGTTATCAGGTCCAATTCCAGCTTCATTAGGGAATAGAAGTGGGAATTTACCAAAGTTTAATGCAACTTCATTTATGGGTAATAAAGATGTTTATGGATATCCGTTACCACCATTGAAGACGAAAGGTTTATCAGTAATGGCTATTGTTGGTATTGGTTTGGGAAGTGGATTCTTAAGCTTGGTTCTTAGTTTTACTGCTGTTTGTATTTGGTTAAGGGTCACTGAACAACAAGCTGTTAATGCTGAAGAAGGAAAAGTATCTCAATTTATGCCTGAGTATTGA